Proteins encoded together in one Gammaproteobacteria bacterium window:
- the folP gene encoding dihydropteroate synthase codes for MTRVNTLSRASEVSSPFVQCANKVLTLASPRIMAILNITPDSFYDGGKFLTKELALSHVETMIEQGADIIDIGAESSRPYSKSISLQEEIERLMEMLIAIKYRFDILISVDTYKPLVIREAIKQGVHIINDIYALQSPGALEELLDNNVAICLMHMQGVPQTMQDQPAYSNVVQDVGEFLHERVRRCLNAGLDRNRIIIDPGFGFGKTTDHNMTLLQNLHQFKKLGLPILVGLSRKASVGELLSLPVEERLYGSLAAHIIATIHGASIIRTHDIKPTAEALKIAEAVLVQGTLEWQ; via the coding sequence ATGACTCGTGTGAACACTCTTTCTAGGGCTAGTGAAGTTTCAAGTCCTTTTGTGCAATGTGCCAATAAAGTTTTAACACTTGCCAGTCCCCGGATAATGGCAATTTTAAATATCACTCCCGATTCCTTTTATGATGGGGGCAAGTTCTTAACTAAAGAGCTTGCCTTGAGCCATGTAGAAACTATGATCGAGCAAGGCGCTGATATTATCGATATTGGTGCAGAATCCTCCCGCCCTTACTCTAAATCCATTTCATTACAAGAAGAAATTGAACGTCTCATGGAGATGTTGATTGCTATCAAATACCGGTTTGATATTTTAATTTCGGTAGATACTTATAAGCCCTTAGTTATCCGAGAGGCTATTAAGCAAGGAGTCCATATCATAAATGACATTTATGCCTTGCAAAGTCCGGGTGCTTTAGAAGAGTTGCTAGATAATAATGTCGCGATATGTTTGATGCACATGCAGGGGGTTCCTCAAACGATGCAGGATCAGCCGGCTTATAGTAATGTTGTGCAAGACGTAGGGGAATTTTTACATGAAAGGGTGCGTCGCTGTCTTAATGCAGGGTTAGATCGTAACAGAATTATTATTGATCCGGGATTTGGTTTTGGCAAAACCACTGACCATAATATGACCTTGCTACAGAATCTACACCAATTTAAAAAACTGGGTCTACCCATTTTGGTGGGATTATCACGAAAGGCCAGTGTTGGGGAACTGTTATCGTTGCCTGTGGAAGAGCGTTTATATGGTAGTCTAGCGGCGCATATAATTGCTACCATTCATGGGGCATCAATTATTCGAACACATGATATAAAACCTACTGCAGAAGCTTTGAAGATCGCTGAGGCAGTTTTAGTGCAGGGAACTTTGGAATGGCAGTAA